The Ramlibacter algicola genome segment CCTGCGCCACTTGGACTGCGCCCTCGGCGGTCACTTCGAACAGCGTCGCGAGGTTGACGGAGGGGTACTCGATCTGCAGCAGCCAGCCTTCACCCTGGAGTGGTGGGACCTTGAAGCGGAACCAGAGAGCCTGCCCGGTGGTCAGGCGATGGATCCCGCCCTTGGGCGAGAGTTGCCAGGCAATCGCATCGTTGCGCGCGACGTCCGCGGCCGTCCACCGGCCCTGCTGGTCCATGGCCCATTGCGCCGCGCCATCGAGCGGGAACACGTTGCGGTCCTCCTGCGGCGCAAGCTGCTGCGCCAGGGCGAAGGTGCACAGGAGGAGTCCGGCGGCGGCGACTGCGAGACGCGCCAGGAAGCGAAGCACTGGGTGGGAATCGGAGTGGAGCGGCCCTGCCATTGTGGACCAGTGGCTGGGCGGGGTCGCGCCTGCACATGAAGGCGCTGGTCGAAGCGCGACTCTTCAAGGACACGAAATCGGAAGCACGTTGATCGAAGTAGCTGTCGATGCGTGCCGGTGCACGTCGCCGCGCGGCTACATCGGCCTGAACACTAGCCAGAACGCGATCGGGTTCTATCGGCGCCTGGGCTTCCGGGACGTGTTCGATGCGCCACCACCCCGATAAGGGCGTCCGGTTCCAATTGGATTTCCGAGGTCTGCTTCCGGCCAAAACCGGACATGACCGTGTCAGGGTGACACGCGATTTCAATCCAATGGATTCAGCCGGGCGCGTCAGGGGCGCTGCCGACCCCGGCGGCCGCATCGATGGCCTGACGTGCGGCGCGGCCTGAGGAGGCAGTCGCGCCTTCTGCCGTCCTGCGCCGCGCGCCTTCGCCACGCGTTGCTTTGCACGATGGACGCCTGGCCAGGCTTTTACCGCGGTTACGGCTGTCACCCCACCTGCTCAGCACGTCTGCAAGTCGGCGCGATTTATGAGTGTGCGATGGGGGCGACGATCTCTGCCAGCACGGCCACGTCCGCAGGCTTTACCAAGTGGTGCTGGAAGCCCGAAGCCTTCGAGATCACGCGATCGTGTGGCTGGCCATAGCCAGTGAGCGCCACAAACGTGGAGTTCCGCGCTGCTGCTTGCTCACGCAGTCGCTGCGCCAATTCGTAGCCAGTCATGTCCGGCAAGCCGATGTCGAGAATGAACGCATCCCAGGGAGTCGTGGCTTGTGCCGCCTGCCGGAGGGCGCCGTGAGCATCATGAGCGAGCGTCACGGAGTGCCCCATCAACTCCAACAGATCGCGCAGCGTCTCGGCCGCATCGACGTTGTCGTCGACCACGAAAATGCGGGCCGCACCAGCTCTGGGGTTGACCGCCGGCTCCGGGGCGACAGGGTGCACTGGCGCCAGCGGCAACTCGACGCGGAACGTGCTTCCCTTGTGCAGGCCCGGGCTGTTGGCGCGCACTTCGCCTCCATGCAGCTGCACTAGGGTGCGGACCAGCGCCAAGCCGATTCCGAGCCCGCCCTGGCTGCGGTCGGGGGTGCGTTCGGCCTGCGTGAACAACTCGAACACATGAAGGATCATGTCGGCCGCGATTCCCACTCCGTTGTCGGTGACAGTGAGCACCGCACGGCCGCCTTCGGGGGCAAGCGCCACCTCGATGACACCGCCTTGCGGCGTGTACTTGGCCGCGTTGTTCAGCAAGTTGGCAACGATCTGAACCAGCCGGTGAAAGTCCCCCCGCACGGTGCAGGTGCCGGCTCCAAGACGAGTGCGCAATTCATGGTCGCGTGACTGCACGAGCGGCTTGACCTGCTCCACTGCCGCAGACACGACAGTGCGCATGTCCACAGCGTGCAGCTCCAGCTGAACCAATCCTCGCGTGACGCGCGAAACGTCCAAGAGGTCGTCCACCAGTTTCGTCAGATGACTGACCTGCCGTGAGATCACCTTGCTGGCCTCGTCGACGCGCTGCGGCTCGCCACGTGCAAGCTTCAACACTTGTGCGGCGGTGCTGATCGGTGCCAGCGGGTTGCGCAGCTCGTGGGCGAGCATGGCGAGAAATTCGTCTTTGCGGCGATCGGACAGGCGCAATGTCTCGAGCATCTGGTCGCGTTCCGCCTCTACGCGCCGCCGTTCCTCGACGTCGAGCAGCACTCCCGGAAAGCGAACCGGGTGACCCTGGTCGTCCATTTCAGCGCGCCCGCTCGCCTCGACCCAGCAATAGGCGCCATTCCGCAGCACGCGGTACTGGCAGCGGTACGGGCCGCCCAGCTGCAGGACGCGTTCCAATTCCTGCCTCACCCGTGGCGCATCCTCGGGATGGATCGCGGCAAATGCGTAACTTATTGGGGCGCCGGTTCGCAGTGTCGCGGGATCGAGGCCGAAACAAAGGGCGAAGCGTTCGTCAGCGACGAAACGGTCTTCCGGAATGCTCCAGACCCATGTGCCGACGATGGCGCCCGCGTCCAGTGCCAACTGCACGCGCTCGAATGACGCCGTGAGTTCCTCCTGAAGCTGACGCCGCTCTGTGACATCCTGGAAGACTGCGGCAATGCCGTCGGCCACCGGGAACGCCCGGACTTCGAACCAGCGTTCACGGCCGTCCGTGAAGCGGTACAAGTGTTCCAACGACTGCGCGCGGCGCTCGGCAGCGACTTGCCGGTACATGTGGCCCACCGAGCCCTCCCGCGTGCCAGGGAACAGCTCCCAGTGATTGCGGCCGATGAGCACTTCACGCGGCAACTGCACCATCCTCATCGTCGCCTGATTCACCTCCAAGAGGTTGAACTCGCTGTCGAAGAGCACGAAGCCCTCTTCCATGTTCTCGAGCACGCCCCGATGCCGAGACTCGCTCTCGCTGAGGCGGCGCTCGGCTAGGATTTGCGCCGTGATCTCGTTGCAGGCGCAGTAGAACCCGCCGATCTCACCAGACTCGGCACGCAGAGGCGCGTAGAAGAAGGAGAAGTGCGCTTCTTCGCGATACCCTCGGCGCTCCATCCACAACTCGATGTCATCCATCTGGACCGGCTCGCCACCATAGGCGGCGTGCACGATCGGCGCCAGCGACTCGCGGATCTCGTGCCAGACATCAAGGAAGTCGCGGGTGAGCGCTGCCGGGTGCTTGCTCGCAAGGATCGTGGCATAGGCATCGTTGTAGAGCAGGCAGCGGGATTCCCCCCAGACGATGAACATGGGCTGGTTCGAAGCCAGCATGATCGGCGCCAGCGTCTTCAACGCCGCGTCCCATTCTTGGGGCGCACCGAGGGCCGTGGCCTCCCAATCCGTCGTTCGCAGGCGCTGGGCCATCGGCGTCGTCGCCGCAAAAAGGTATGGAGTTCTCTTCATCTACGCCTACTCAGGATGAGAAGCATGGTACCCCCTGGGATCCGCTTATCTTGCTGCGCTGGTCAGGCCCCCTCGCTCTGACGAGTAGAGCTGCATCGCGATGCAT includes the following:
- a CDS encoding GNAT family N-acetyltransferase, which gives rise to MDQWLGGVAPAHEGAGRSATLQGHEIGSTLIEVAVDACRCTSPRGYIGLNTSQNAIGFYRRLGFRDVFDAPPPR
- a CDS encoding PAS domain-containing protein, whose product is MAQRLRTTDWEATALGAPQEWDAALKTLAPIMLASNQPMFIVWGESRCLLYNDAYATILASKHPAALTRDFLDVWHEIRESLAPIVHAAYGGEPVQMDDIELWMERRGYREEAHFSFFYAPLRAESGEIGGFYCACNEITAQILAERRLSESESRHRGVLENMEEGFVLFDSEFNLLEVNQATMRMVQLPREVLIGRNHWELFPGTREGSVGHMYRQVAAERRAQSLEHLYRFTDGRERWFEVRAFPVADGIAAVFQDVTERRQLQEELTASFERVQLALDAGAIVGTWVWSIPEDRFVADERFALCFGLDPATLRTGAPISYAFAAIHPEDAPRVRQELERVLQLGGPYRCQYRVLRNGAYCWVEASGRAEMDDQGHPVRFPGVLLDVEERRRVEAERDQMLETLRLSDRRKDEFLAMLAHELRNPLAPISTAAQVLKLARGEPQRVDEASKVISRQVSHLTKLVDDLLDVSRVTRGLVQLELHAVDMRTVVSAAVEQVKPLVQSRDHELRTRLGAGTCTVRGDFHRLVQIVANLLNNAAKYTPQGGVIEVALAPEGGRAVLTVTDNGVGIAADMILHVFELFTQAERTPDRSQGGLGIGLALVRTLVQLHGGEVRANSPGLHKGSTFRVELPLAPVHPVAPEPAVNPRAGAARIFVVDDNVDAAETLRDLLELMGHSVTLAHDAHGALRQAAQATTPWDAFILDIGLPDMTGYELAQRLREQAAARNSTFVALTGYGQPHDRVISKASGFQHHLVKPADVAVLAEIVAPIAHS